The proteins below are encoded in one region of Aequorivita iocasae:
- a CDS encoding ATP cone domain-containing protein has protein sequence MAKNLSDIEIIKHSGEKAKFSIEKLKTSLRKSGADEALVYEIANNVRDELYQGISTKEIYNRAFALLKKKKKGYASKYKLKKAIYELGPTGFPFEKFIGAILFYSGYEVKTGQFLQGKCVTHEIDVIAHKNGQYVVAECKFHSDEGRNCDVKVPLYIHSRYRDILNFYGDRNHGEKPNEGWVVTNTRFTEDAMKYGACVGLYLLSWDLPKDNGIKDRIDRLNLYPITVSTLLSQREKQFLLSRDVVLCKQLLNDHFYLDHLGISQKRIERILEEIKLLCKNH, from the coding sequence ATGGCAAAAAACCTCTCGGATATCGAAATCATAAAACATTCTGGCGAAAAGGCGAAGTTTTCAATTGAAAAATTAAAAACTTCGCTACGGAAAAGTGGTGCGGACGAAGCATTGGTTTACGAAATTGCAAATAATGTGCGCGATGAGCTTTACCAAGGTATTTCTACCAAAGAAATTTACAATCGTGCCTTTGCACTTCTCAAAAAAAAGAAAAAAGGCTACGCTTCAAAATATAAGTTGAAGAAAGCAATCTATGAGCTCGGGCCCACAGGTTTTCCGTTTGAAAAATTTATTGGGGCAATCCTTTTTTATAGCGGTTATGAAGTAAAAACTGGGCAATTTTTGCAGGGAAAGTGCGTAACCCACGAGATAGATGTAATAGCGCATAAAAATGGCCAATATGTAGTGGCGGAATGTAAATTCCACAGTGATGAAGGCCGAAATTGTGATGTGAAAGTGCCATTGTATATACACTCGCGCTATCGCGATATCCTTAATTTTTACGGGGATAGAAACCATGGGGAAAAACCCAATGAGGGTTGGGTAGTTACCAATACCCGTTTTACTGAAGACGCCATGAAATATGGTGCCTGCGTGGGGCTTTATCTTTTAAGTTGGGATCTCCCTAAAGATAATGGCATCAAGGACCGTATTGACCGTCTGAACCTTTATCCTATTACAGTTTCCACACTTTTAAGCCAACGCGAGAAACAGTTTCTGCTCAGTCGGGACGTGGTGCTATGCAAACAATTGTTAAATGATCATTTCTATTTGGACCATTTGGGAATATCACAAAAGCGGATAGAACGGATTTTAGAGGAGATTAAGCTTTTGTGCAAAAACCACTGA
- a CDS encoding universal stress protein, producing the protein MKKILVPTDFSKNAYAALFYVTKLFSDEALQITILHSFGEEVGKLTSRVDIGRSDNIIEKLYRQSNEDGEQLVHKIKLDSSKVAHNFEVISTPATLSKTVNKLVSTEGIDLVVMGSKGRTGAEDVLVGSTTEKITKSLEGCPLLIVPREVDFVIPSNIAFATDYNDFYQLSKLRPIVRLVRQYNSTLHLVHVGSKSELDTNQQQNLEKYQNDLTEYNTQFHFISKGESISKTLHTFIDNNTMDLLALVYHKHAFLKQLFREPVVSRVGKHTHIPTLVIPIKK; encoded by the coding sequence ATGAAAAAAATTCTTGTTCCAACCGATTTCTCAAAAAATGCATATGCGGCTTTGTTTTATGTTACAAAACTATTTAGTGATGAAGCATTGCAAATAACAATTCTACATTCCTTTGGTGAAGAAGTAGGCAAGCTAACAAGCCGTGTGGATATTGGCCGTTCCGACAATATAATTGAAAAACTCTACCGTCAATCTAATGAGGATGGGGAGCAGCTGGTCCATAAAATCAAGCTCGACTCCTCTAAAGTTGCACACAATTTTGAAGTTATTTCCACGCCTGCGACTTTATCAAAAACTGTTAATAAATTAGTTTCTACCGAAGGGATAGATCTTGTGGTAATGGGAAGCAAGGGCCGCACGGGTGCCGAGGATGTACTCGTAGGAAGCACAACCGAGAAGATAACCAAGTCTTTGGAAGGTTGTCCGCTGCTCATTGTTCCCCGGGAGGTGGATTTCGTAATCCCTTCAAACATTGCCTTCGCCACAGATTACAATGATTTTTACCAACTTTCAAAGCTGCGACCAATAGTTCGGTTGGTACGGCAGTACAATTCAACTTTACATTTGGTACACGTGGGCAGTAAAAGTGAATTGGACACAAACCAACAACAAAACCTGGAGAAATACCAAAATGATCTTACTGAATATAATACACAGTTTCATTTCATCTCGAAAGGGGAAAGTATTTCTAAAACGTTGCACACTTTTATAGACAATAATACAATGGATTTATTGGCCCTGGTTTATCATAAACATGCTTTTTTAAAGCAGCTTTTCCGGGAGCCAGTAGTTAGTAGGGTAGGAAAACATACCCACATACCCACATTGGTAATTCCTATTAAAAAATAA
- a CDS encoding universal stress protein, which yields MKKIVVPVDFSRHSEYAMEVAANIAKKQNAEVIAIHMMGLSEAVVTRDESKEVFEAMYYMKLAEKRFAEFLDKDYLEGVKVTDAVHNYKIFSELNDVARDFGADLIIMGSHGSSGLKEVFVGSNTEKVVRTSEIPVLVIKHRHENFNPEFGVFACDFLENSVGPYKRAQKMFDALGIKMQMLYVNLAGDFRSTREIEKRILDFLKNAGESNPLETLNSVIQYNEYSVEAGIFGYSQVSNADIIALPTQGRQGLAHFFSGSIGEDVVNHSDLPVMTFKV from the coding sequence ATGAAAAAAATAGTAGTTCCCGTAGATTTTTCCCGTCATTCCGAATATGCTATGGAAGTGGCCGCAAATATTGCAAAAAAACAAAATGCCGAAGTAATAGCTATACATATGATGGGCCTTAGTGAGGCTGTGGTTACACGCGACGAAAGCAAGGAGGTTTTTGAAGCAATGTATTATATGAAACTTGCGGAAAAGCGTTTTGCGGAATTTCTCGACAAAGATTATTTGGAAGGCGTTAAAGTTACAGACGCGGTCCACAATTATAAAATTTTCAGTGAATTGAATGATGTAGCCCGAGATTTTGGAGCAGATTTAATAATAATGGGTTCTCACGGAAGCTCAGGTTTAAAAGAGGTTTTTGTGGGGAGTAACACTGAAAAAGTAGTGCGTACATCAGAAATTCCTGTCTTGGTGATAAAGCACCGCCATGAAAATTTCAATCCTGAATTCGGGGTTTTTGCGTGCGATTTTTTGGAAAACTCAGTGGGTCCCTACAAGCGCGCGCAGAAAATGTTTGACGCCCTAGGAATCAAAATGCAAATGCTCTATGTAAATCTTGCTGGCGATTTCCGCAGTACCCGCGAAATTGAAAAAAGAATCCTTGATTTTCTGAAAAACGCCGGAGAGTCCAATCCGCTGGAAACTCTGAACAGCGTAATTCAGTACAACGAATATTCCGTGGAAGCAGGGATTTTTGGCTACAGCCAAGTAAGCAATGCTGATATTATTGCACTGCCAACGCAAGGCCGTCAAGGTTTGGCACACTTTTTCTCAGGAAGTATAGGCGAGGACGTTGTAAACCATTCCGACTTGCCGGTTATGACCTTTAAAGTTTAG
- a CDS encoding universal stress protein yields MMNILIPTDFSENSHNAIRYALDYFADISVNFYILHISLKNSFYKELEPDGFFEASGGKHTLQTPSALLKEEIKKCELFSKNPNHKFYPLYESVLLVEAIRKYVEEKEIDYILMGTRGTSKTNRSNMGSNTCDVITKVKCPILVIPENARFNGINNIAFLTDYNCLLRNRVITSLSETLDLHKSPLRVLHIKAQNSDLTASQTDNKGFLHYFFKEKKHSFHFVENKDLEIGIQDFVNTWEISLVSIVAKNLNLIQRLLLRPSLKSVRYTADVPFLVLHE; encoded by the coding sequence ATGATGAATATATTGATCCCCACAGATTTTTCTGAAAATTCACACAATGCCATTCGTTATGCGCTGGACTATTTTGCCGATATTTCAGTGAATTTTTATATTCTTCACATTTCGCTGAAAAATTCATTTTACAAAGAATTGGAACCCGATGGGTTCTTTGAAGCCTCTGGGGGCAAACATACTTTACAAACACCTTCGGCACTGTTAAAGGAAGAAATAAAAAAGTGTGAATTGTTCTCAAAAAACCCAAACCACAAGTTTTATCCCCTTTACGAAAGCGTGTTGTTGGTGGAAGCCATAAGAAAATACGTTGAAGAAAAGGAAATAGACTATATTTTGATGGGCACAAGAGGAACCTCAAAAACCAATAGGAGTAATATGGGCAGTAATACATGTGATGTGATCACTAAGGTAAAATGCCCAATATTGGTAATTCCAGAAAATGCGAGGTTCAATGGTATAAACAACATTGCATTTTTAACGGATTATAATTGCCTTTTACGAAACAGGGTCATCACTTCCCTTTCCGAGACACTGGATTTGCACAAATCACCACTTCGAGTGCTTCACATCAAAGCTCAAAATTCAGATCTTACTGCATCCCAAACGGACAACAAAGGGTTTTTGCATTACTTTTTCAAGGAAAAAAAGCACAGTTTCCATTTTGTGGAAAACAAAGACTTAGAAATTGGCATTCAGGATTTTGTAAATACCTGGGAAATTAGCCTAGTTTCCATAGTTGCCAAAAACCTCAATCTTATTCAAAGATTGTTATTGCGGCCTTCACTAAAATCTGTTAGATATACTGCAGATGTGCCTTTTTTGGTGCTCCATGAATAG
- a CDS encoding universal stress protein — protein MKKRILIPTDFSKNAWNAIKYAMELYKREYVEFFIMHTYYLSGYSKENLLSPEPTEKDLKKVQEASKKDMEKLKVQMGFYEENDNHTFHYMNEFGSFFDVLKKTVEKQDIELVIMGTQGETDNKTVILGSNAVNAMEKIRNCPVLAIPSNVLFKDPNEIVFPTSFRTHYKEKELATLVEISRCTNSPIRILHIQKGKNLSKAQLENKALLEKILEAASFTHHTLYDIEINDGVRCFVQSRQSEMIAIVNKKHNFFGSVFSNPMVKELGKHTNVPLLAMHDLRN, from the coding sequence ATGAAAAAAAGAATTTTGATTCCCACAGATTTTTCAAAAAATGCCTGGAATGCAATAAAATATGCTATGGAGCTCTATAAAAGGGAATATGTGGAGTTTTTCATTATGCACACCTATTACCTTTCGGGGTATTCAAAAGAGAACTTATTGAGTCCGGAGCCTACTGAAAAAGATCTTAAAAAAGTTCAGGAAGCTTCCAAAAAAGATATGGAAAAGCTGAAGGTTCAAATGGGTTTTTATGAGGAAAATGACAACCATACATTTCATTATATGAATGAATTTGGGTCTTTTTTCGATGTACTGAAGAAAACTGTGGAAAAGCAAGACATAGAATTGGTAATTATGGGGACCCAGGGTGAAACGGACAATAAAACCGTGATTTTGGGAAGCAATGCCGTAAATGCGATGGAAAAAATACGAAATTGCCCAGTGCTTGCCATTCCTTCCAATGTGTTGTTCAAGGACCCCAATGAAATTGTATTCCCCACAAGTTTTAGAACCCATTACAAAGAAAAGGAGCTCGCTACATTGGTTGAAATCTCCCGCTGTACCAACTCCCCAATCCGTATTTTGCATATTCAAAAAGGGAAAAACCTTTCAAAAGCACAACTGGAAAATAAAGCTTTGCTGGAAAAAATTTTGGAAGCTGCCAGTTTCACCCATCATACTCTTTATGACATTGAAATCAATGATGGTGTACGCTGTTTTGTACAAAGCCGACAGAGCGAGATGATTGCCATTGTAAACAAAAAGCACAATTTCTTTGGAAGTGTGTTTTCAAACCCGATGGTCAAAGAACTCGGCAAGCACACTAATGTGCCACTTTTGGCGATGCACGATTTAAGAAATTAA
- a CDS encoding PAS domain-containing sensor histidine kinase, with the protein MKVFEEKEGNIFRILSEAISEGIVIVNESQQIVTSNDAASRMFGYTPEELLGENLSILIPREYRSTHPKQVNEFLKKSNPRQMGHGRDLYGRHKDGSVFPVEAGLNPFEVYGSKYVMALVTDISVRKNQEKEIIQLNLSLEQKIDERTKELKQTIKELKEEVAKRKEAEYKIKESLRKERELNELKTKFLSLVSHEFKTPLSGILTSATLAGKYTETEQQDKREKHLKTIQSKVKYLNNILNDFLSIERLESGKASYKFEVFPLSKVVNEVIYNANMLLKDGQKINYPSNIDEIIVDFDEKILELSLTNLINNAIKYSPEYTTIDVVVIPEKENICIQIIDEGMGIPQKEQKYIFNRYFRAENALLDQGTGIGLNIVKSHLENLGGTITFESEQSKGSIFTISFPTKNHTN; encoded by the coding sequence ATGAAGGTTTTTGAAGAAAAAGAGGGCAATATTTTCAGGATTCTTTCCGAGGCCATTTCGGAAGGTATTGTTATCGTTAACGAAAGTCAGCAGATTGTAACTTCAAATGATGCCGCGAGCAGAATGTTTGGCTATACGCCCGAAGAACTTTTGGGCGAGAACCTGAGCATTTTAATACCCAGGGAATATAGAAGCACCCATCCAAAGCAGGTTAATGAATTTTTGAAAAAAAGTAATCCCCGGCAAATGGGCCATGGGCGCGATTTGTATGGCCGCCACAAGGACGGCAGTGTTTTTCCTGTTGAAGCCGGATTGAACCCTTTTGAAGTTTATGGCAGTAAATATGTAATGGCTTTGGTTACTGATATTTCTGTACGCAAAAATCAAGAAAAAGAAATTATTCAGCTTAACTTATCCTTGGAGCAAAAAATAGATGAGCGTACCAAGGAACTTAAACAGACCATAAAAGAATTAAAGGAAGAAGTTGCAAAACGCAAAGAGGCAGAATATAAAATAAAAGAATCGCTTCGGAAGGAGCGTGAGCTCAATGAGCTTAAAACAAAGTTTCTATCGCTGGTATCGCACGAATTTAAGACACCATTAAGCGGGATTTTAACCTCGGCGACACTTGCAGGAAAGTATACCGAGACGGAGCAGCAGGACAAGCGTGAAAAGCATTTGAAAACCATTCAAAGCAAAGTAAAGTATTTGAACAATATCTTGAATGATTTTTTATCCATTGAGCGTTTAGAGTCTGGCAAAGCCAGTTATAAATTTGAAGTTTTTCCACTGAGTAAAGTAGTTAATGAGGTTATTTATAACGCAAACATGCTTTTAAAGGACGGGCAAAAAATAAATTATCCGAGCAATATTGATGAAATAATAGTGGATTTTGATGAGAAAATACTAGAGCTTTCCCTTACAAACCTTATAAATAACGCCATAAAATACTCTCCAGAATACACCACTATTGATGTAGTAGTAATACCCGAAAAAGAAAATATTTGCATCCAAATAATTGACGAGGGTATGGGGATCCCGCAAAAGGAACAGAAATATATTTTTAATAGATATTTTCGGGCGGAAAATGCACTGTTGGATCAAGGTACCGGCATTGGCCTTAACATAGTAAAAAGCCATTTGGAAAATTTAGGCGGTACCATTACTTTTGAAAGTGAACAGAGTAAGGGCAGCATATTTACAATTTCCTTTCCTACCAAAAATCATACAAATTAA
- a CDS encoding response regulator, whose product MKTILLIEDDIALRENTAELLELSGYNVFTAPNGKVGIEKAKKTPPNIIICDIMMPEIDGYGVLEAVASEERTKHIPFIFLSAKTEHKEIRKGMDMGADDYLTKPFDEEELLSAVESRLAKASILAMRKKNKVEEADGGEENPQNLNQLKNFFCDEGEASNYKKGETVYQKGDHSNSMFLILKGVVKTHTMDANAKELITGLYKADDFLGFTSFDDNIPYNETATAVEETEVVGISKTYVKDILKKSQDVSLELMNLLTDNLSEIKQQLVKMAYSSVRKKTASTILQFVEIMDKKPNAALRISRNDLATTAGIATESLIRTLSDFKKDGIIEIDGRDIRILDLESLRDIQ is encoded by the coding sequence ATGAAGACAATACTTCTTATTGAAGACGATATCGCACTAAGAGAAAACACTGCAGAACTTTTGGAACTTTCCGGTTACAATGTTTTTACGGCCCCAAACGGTAAAGTGGGCATCGAAAAAGCTAAAAAGACCCCTCCCAATATTATTATCTGTGATATTATGATGCCAGAAATAGACGGTTATGGCGTACTGGAAGCCGTAGCTTCTGAAGAACGCACAAAACATATCCCATTTATATTTCTTTCTGCAAAAACAGAGCACAAGGAAATTCGCAAGGGCATGGATATGGGAGCTGATGATTACCTTACAAAACCATTTGACGAGGAAGAATTGTTAAGTGCCGTAGAAAGCCGATTGGCAAAAGCCAGTATATTGGCAATGCGAAAAAAAAATAAAGTTGAGGAGGCCGATGGGGGCGAGGAAAACCCACAGAATCTGAACCAGTTGAAAAACTTTTTTTGTGATGAAGGTGAAGCATCTAATTATAAAAAAGGAGAAACCGTTTATCAAAAAGGCGACCACTCAAACAGTATGTTTTTAATCTTAAAAGGGGTTGTGAAAACACATACGATGGACGCCAACGCTAAAGAGCTTATAACAGGTCTTTACAAGGCCGATGACTTTTTGGGATTCACTTCTTTTGACGATAACATTCCCTATAATGAAACTGCTACAGCTGTAGAAGAAACTGAAGTTGTAGGAATTTCAAAAACCTATGTGAAGGATATTCTGAAAAAAAGCCAAGATGTTTCCTTGGAATTGATGAATCTTTTAACCGATAATCTTTCCGAAATAAAGCAGCAATTAGTTAAAATGGCTTACAGCTCCGTTCGGAAAAAGACTGCCAGTACCATTCTTCAATTTGTGGAGATTATGGACAAAAAACCAAATGCCGCCCTACGTATTTCTCGAAATGATCTTGCTACCACTGCAGGAATCGCCACCGAAAGCCTAATCCGTACACTTTCTGATTTTAAAAAGGATGGAATTATTGAGATTGATGGTCGCGATATTCGTATTTTAGATTTGGAAAGCCTGCGCGACATTCAGTAA
- the trxA gene encoding thioredoxin: protein MKSNFKDIINSDTPVLVDFFADWCGPCKMLAPILKQVKDDLGDTVKIVKIDVDKNQPLAAQFQVRGVPTMILFKNGKQLWRQSGVLQKNELVSIINQHKN from the coding sequence ATGAAAAGCAATTTTAAAGACATAATCAATTCCGATACTCCCGTATTGGTTGACTTTTTTGCAGATTGGTGCGGCCCCTGCAAAATGCTTGCTCCCATTCTAAAGCAAGTGAAAGACGACCTGGGCGATACCGTAAAAATTGTAAAAATTGACGTTGACAAAAACCAGCCCCTAGCTGCGCAATTTCAAGTGCGCGGGGTACCAACGATGATTCTCTTCAAAAACGGCAAACAACTTTGGCGGCAAAGTGGCGTACTGCAGAAAAATGAATTGGTTTCCATCATCAATCAACATAAAAATTGA
- the deoC gene encoding deoxyribose-phosphate aldolase, whose translation MQLSHFIDHTLLKASATPKDIVKLCNEAKKYNFYAVCVNSCYVSLAATELKISNVKIASVLGFPLGASSQNAKVCEAEQAVNDGADEIDMVLNIGFLKAELYKQVQDEIAAVKKAIGNRPLKVILETCYLTDSEIRKACQIAKQAGADFVKTSTGLGTGGATENAVKIMVDEVGDSLKIKASGGIKDAATVKKYIAMGVSRIGTSSGIEIVTYTKKDTDEHTY comes from the coding sequence ATGCAACTGAGCCATTTCATAGACCACACCCTTTTAAAAGCCTCTGCGACTCCCAAAGACATTGTAAAGCTCTGCAATGAAGCAAAAAAGTACAACTTTTACGCGGTTTGCGTAAACAGCTGTTACGTTTCCTTAGCTGCAACTGAATTGAAGATCAGCAATGTAAAAATAGCTTCAGTACTGGGTTTTCCGTTGGGTGCAAGCAGCCAAAACGCCAAGGTTTGCGAGGCCGAACAAGCTGTAAATGACGGAGCCGATGAAATTGATATGGTACTGAACATCGGTTTTTTAAAAGCCGAATTGTACAAGCAAGTTCAAGATGAAATTGCCGCCGTGAAAAAAGCCATTGGCAACCGACCCTTAAAAGTAATTTTGGAAACCTGCTATTTAACCGATTCTGAAATACGGAAGGCTTGCCAGATTGCCAAACAGGCAGGCGCTGATTTTGTAAAGACCTCAACAGGCCTCGGAACAGGCGGCGCAACTGAAAATGCAGTAAAAATAATGGTTGATGAGGTGGGTGATAGTTTAAAAATAAAAGCCTCTGGCGGAATAAAAGATGCCGCTACCGTCAAAAAATATATAGCAATGGGCGTTAGCAGAATTGGAACTTCTTCGGGAATTGAAATTGTAACCTACACCAAAAAAGACACAGATGAGCACACATATTGA
- a CDS encoding RsiV family protein yields the protein MKILLTVIAVLTLIGCKNDTKNADVQSDPEDNPEEIVDSIQVSDRNLEAQQKTLIIKRQELLEKNDAKAELENLLISKSFLKEGDWYTLDFKYPYLNEKIKPQFENFNEYISNYYLDAKGVEKQILEEKRLCDSLGIPKQNELRRVDYKIYNLNDRLISVLFYKENHYTGAAHAAYTFDCLNFDLERAVFMNYEDFFNNGSEEELREILNTLLKEKINSGEMYYDCWAISADDFFDAKNNFVINDDVVEFYFDDCVICPSYTGTYSIKIPLQTLMPVLRKYKKNPLIL from the coding sequence ATGAAAATTCTTCTGACAGTCATAGCAGTACTTACCCTTATAGGTTGTAAAAATGATACAAAAAACGCAGATGTTCAAAGTGATCCTGAAGACAATCCGGAAGAAATTGTAGATTCCATCCAAGTTTCCGACAGAAATCTGGAAGCCCAACAAAAAACCCTCATCATAAAAAGGCAAGAACTACTTGAAAAAAATGATGCCAAGGCAGAACTGGAAAACCTGCTAATCTCAAAATCATTTTTAAAAGAAGGCGATTGGTACACTTTGGATTTTAAATACCCTTATCTAAACGAAAAAATAAAGCCACAATTTGAAAACTTTAACGAATACATCAGCAACTATTACCTGGATGCCAAAGGAGTTGAAAAACAGATTCTAGAAGAAAAACGGCTTTGCGATTCGTTGGGAATTCCAAAACAAAATGAATTGCGCAGGGTAGACTATAAAATCTACAACCTTAACGATAGGCTCATAAGTGTTCTTTTTTATAAAGAGAATCATTACACCGGTGCAGCACACGCAGCATACACTTTTGATTGTTTGAATTTTGATCTGGAACGGGCTGTTTTTATGAACTACGAAGATTTTTTCAACAATGGCTCTGAGGAAGAATTGCGCGAAATACTAAATACGCTTTTAAAGGAAAAAATAAATTCTGGCGAAATGTATTACGACTGTTGGGCAATTTCTGCCGATGATTTTTTTGACGCAAAAAACAACTTTGTAATAAATGATGATGTAGTAGAGTTCTATTTTGACGACTGCGTAATCTGCCCATCCTATACGGGAACTTATTCCATCAAAATTCCATTACAAACCTTGATGCCCGTTTTAAGAAAATACAAAAAAAATCCTTTGATTTTGTGA
- the deoD gene encoding purine-nucleoside phosphorylase — protein sequence MSTHIEAKKGEIAESVLLPGDPMRAKWIAETFLENAKCYNDVRGMLGYTGTFKGKPISVQGTGMGIPSALIYCHELINDYGVKNLIRVGSAGSYQKDINIRDIVIAMAASSTSGINNTRFVNCDYSPTADFDLFMKAALYAKNNNISIKAGNVLSSDQFYEDDFNSYKQWADFGVLCVEMEAAGLYTIAAKFNVKALAILTISDSLVTGEKTTADEREGSFSKMIEIALNTVL from the coding sequence ATGAGCACACATATTGAAGCAAAAAAAGGAGAGATTGCAGAATCAGTCTTACTTCCCGGCGACCCGATGCGCGCCAAATGGATTGCGGAAACGTTTCTAGAAAATGCCAAATGTTACAATGACGTTCGCGGAATGTTGGGCTATACCGGAACTTTTAAAGGAAAACCAATTTCAGTTCAGGGCACGGGAATGGGCATTCCTTCGGCTTTAATTTACTGCCACGAACTTATTAACGATTACGGCGTAAAGAATTTGATACGAGTTGGTTCTGCGGGAAGCTACCAAAAGGATATAAATATTCGTGATATCGTGATTGCCATGGCAGCCTCTTCCACTTCAGGCATTAACAATACCCGTTTTGTAAACTGCGACTACTCGCCCACTGCCGATTTTGATTTGTTTATGAAAGCAGCGCTTTACGCCAAGAATAATAACATTTCCATAAAAGCAGGCAATGTGCTTTCAAGCGATCAGTTTTATGAAGATGACTTCAACAGTTATAAACAGTGGGCAGATTTTGGTGTGCTTTGCGTGGAAATGGAAGCTGCGGGACTTTACACCATAGCAGCTAAATTTAATGTGAAAGCATTGGCTATTTTGACCATTTCCGATTCATTGGTAACCGGCGAAAAAACAACCGCTGACGAACGCGAGGGTAGCTTTTCAAAAATGATTGAAATTGCCCTTAATACAGTATTGTAA
- a CDS encoding universal stress protein: MRKILIPTDFSENSMNAIKYATELFKYEQSEIYLLHAFSDSVYEDKARLADAVFEELQQKALQKAQGNLEETRKQIFGFSPNPKHTIHTIAEFGLLVDSVNDWVEKENIDVVVMGTKGETADKKITFGSNTLQVIKYVKCPVLAIPAVYGDVHPKNLLFPTDYQLPYKRRELKLVSSIAKCFVSKMDFLYVSKFPSLTLRQQDNKKFLEASFCDNQINFHQVSGTNVTKAINTFIIENPIDMLVMVNTRHSYLENILYQSTIEKIGLKIDIPFLVLQNLPR; encoded by the coding sequence ATGCGAAAAATACTCATCCCTACCGATTTCTCAGAAAACTCGATGAATGCGATTAAGTATGCGACAGAGCTCTTTAAATATGAGCAGTCTGAAATTTATTTGCTCCATGCTTTTTCCGATTCGGTATATGAAGATAAAGCCCGTTTAGCCGACGCGGTTTTTGAGGAATTACAACAAAAGGCACTTCAAAAAGCTCAGGGTAATCTGGAGGAAACACGGAAACAAATCTTCGGATTTTCACCAAATCCAAAACATACTATTCACACCATTGCAGAGTTTGGCCTGCTGGTAGATTCGGTAAATGATTGGGTAGAAAAAGAAAATATAGACGTGGTAGTTATGGGAACCAAGGGTGAAACTGCCGATAAAAAAATAACCTTCGGCAGCAATACGCTTCAGGTAATAAAATATGTAAAATGCCCAGTACTCGCCATTCCGGCAGTTTATGGAGATGTACATCCAAAAAACTTATTGTTCCCAACAGATTATCAATTGCCCTACAAACGCCGTGAGCTAAAACTAGTTAGCAGTATTGCGAAATGTTTTGTTTCGAAAATGGATTTCCTTTACGTTTCAAAATTTCCGTCACTCACCTTGCGGCAGCAGGACAACAAGAAATTTCTGGAAGCCTCTTTCTGTGATAACCAAATCAATTTTCATCAAGTTAGTGGTACAAATGTTACCAAAGCTATCAATACCTTTATCATTGAAAACCCTATAGATATGTTGGTAATGGTAAATACGCGCCATTCCTATTTGGAAAACATACTCTACCAGTCTACTATTGAAAAGATAGGGCTCAAAATAGACATTCCTTTTTTAGTACTTCAAAATCTACCGAGATAA